A single window of Ovis canadensis isolate MfBH-ARS-UI-01 breed Bighorn chromosome 15, ARS-UI_OviCan_v2, whole genome shotgun sequence DNA harbors:
- the CBLIF gene encoding cobalamin binding intrinsic factor, translating to MARVALQLLTLLWAATRTSTQTRSSCSVPSAEQPWVDGIQALMENSVINSTFPNPSILIAMNLAGACNVEAQRLLTFDLMASDTAGLTAGQLALTIMALTSSCRDPGDKVSTLRTQMESWTPSSLDSYASTFYGPSLAILALCQNNPETTLPIAARFAKTLLASSAPFDVDAGAAATLALTCMYNRIPIGAEDGYRALFAQLLKKIVEDISTRIRDSGIIGDIYSTGLAMQALSVTPERPNKQWDCQQTVDTVLDEIKEGKFQNPMSIAQILPSLKGKTYLDVPQVSCSPDQEVQPTQSDFPSPVPTSASNITVVYTISNQLRGVELLFNVTISVSVKQGSVLLVVLEEAQRQNPKFKFETTMTSWGLEVSSINNIAGNVNDKTYWQFLSGRTPLIEGVADYVPVNQEHITANFTQY from the exons ATGGCCCGGGTTGCCCTCCAGCTCCTGACCCTGCTCTGGGCTGCGACGAGGACCAGCACCCAGACCCGGAGCTCATGCT CTGTTCCCTCAGCAGAGCAGCCCTGGGTCGATGGCATCCAAGCTCTCATGGAGAACTCGGTGATCAACTCCACCTTCCCGAATCCCAGCATCCTGATCGCCATGAACCTGGCAGGAGCCTGCAACGTGGAGGCCCAGAGGCTCCTGACTTTCGACCTCATGGCCAGTGACACAGCCG gCCTGACCGCTGGTCAGCTCGCCCTCACCATCATGGCCCTCACCTCCTCCTGCCGAGACCCTGGGGACAAAGTATCAACCCTCCGGACCCAGATGGAGAGCTGGACACCTTCCA GCCTCGACTCCTACGCTTCCACCTTCTATGGGCCCAGTCTGGCCATCCTGGCGCTGTGCCAGAACAACCCAGAGACAACCTTGCCCATAGCAGCCCGCTTCGCCAAGACCCTGCTGGCCAGCTCCGCTCCCTTTGATGTGG ACGCAGGAGCAGCGGCGACCTTGGCTCTGACCTGTATGTACAACAGGATCCCCATAGGTGCAGAGGATGGGTACCGTGCCTTGTtcgctcagttgctaaagaagaTCGTGGAGGATATCAGCACGAGGATCCGAGACAGCGGCATCATCGGGGACATCTACAGCACTGGCCTTGCCATGCAG GCTCTCTCCGTGACACCTGAGAGGCCTAAcaagcagtgggattgccagCAGACCGTGGATACTGTACTGGACGAGATCAAGGAGGGGAAATTCCAAAACCCCATGTCCATTGCCCAAATCCTCCCTTCACTGAAAGGCAAGACCTACCTAGATGTGCCCCAAGTGTCCTGCAGCCCTG ATCAAGAGGTACAACCAACTCAGTCCGACTTTCCCAGCCCTGTTCCCACCTCAGCCTCCAACATCACTGTTGTCTACACCATAAGTAACCAGCTGAGGGGCGTGGAGCTGCTCTTCAACGTGACCATCAGCGTCAGTGTGAAGCAAGGATCTGTGCTGCTTGTCGTCCTAGAGGAAGCGCAGCGCCAAAACCCCAAGTTCAA GTTTGAAACCACAATGACATCCTGGGGACTTGAGGTCTCTTCAATTAACAATATCGCTGGAAATGTTAATGACAAGACATATTGGCAATTCCTGAGTGGCAGAACACCTTTAATAGAAG GAGTCGCCGACTACGTGCCCGTCAACCAGGAGCACATCACAGCCAACTTCACGCAGTACTAA